TGCCGTGCAACGGGAAGAAGGGGAACCGGACGCCAGAAGAGGCGGGGATGACGCTGCGGGTGAAGCCCTATGCGCCCACCCAGGCCCAGCTGGTCGACATCGGCAAGCGCTATCCCCCGCCGAACGTCCACAAGTCCTGGATCGATCACGCCTACTGGGACGTGCCGCTCGATCCGGATTGAACATGAAAAAGCCCGCGCTGCCACCCTTTCAGGGGCTGCGCGGGCTTCCTGGTCGACCCGAAATCAGGCCGCCAGCTTCCCGAGCTTCTCGGTGATCCAGTCGGTCGCCGCGCCGACGGAATCGAGCTTGGCCGACTCGTCGTCGGGGATCTCGATGTTGAACTCCTCCTCGAAGGCCATCACCAGCTCGACCAGGTCGAGGGAGTCGGCGCCGAGATCGTCCATGATCTTGGCGTCGCGCGTGACGACTTCCTTCTCGACGCCGAGGCTCTCGACAACGACTTTCTGAACTCGCTCGAAGATGTCGCTCATGTGTTCCTGCTATCTGTGGTGGCTGTGCCAGCGTTGAGGCCCATGGTCGGCGACTGACTATCGCTGGCCGCCAAGGACTGAATTCACAATCCTATCGAGGCGCGATCCTGTCAAACCGGCAGCCAGAAAAAATGCCCGGCCGTGTCTGAAATCCGGGGATAGCCGAGCGGCTCAGGCTCAGCGATCGTTGTGAGCAAGCAGGGGCAACTCTGCCCGCTGGCGCGTCGGCACAATCAGCAGCGCCAGCAAAACCGCCATGTGGACGAGAAAAGCCAGCACAGGGCCGCCGGCCATTTGTGCAGCAATCGGCGCGATCACGAAGGTCATCAGGGCGGGCACCGGGCGAATCCCGAAATCACGGGCACGCGCAACGACAGCGCATCCCATCGCGATCAGCATCGCCGACAGCAGGATTGCACCGGTAAAACCGGCCGGATTGAACTGGTCAGGCGCACCAGACTGCGTCTGCATGCCGAGATTGACGAGGTGTGATCCGGCAGCTCCCATGATGGAAACGAGGATCAGCCTCACCAGGAATCCGACGCGGCCAATGGGGATCTTCGTCGGAAACACGAAAAGCAGGGGGCGGCGCAGGTTCATCGCCCTGCCCTCAGCGGCCCGCGGCTGCTCACGAGCCGAAATGTCAGCTTGCCACCCTTGATCGCGGTGATGGCCACCGGGCGACACGGTTTGGGCTTGGCCTTCACTGAGCAGGCAGGGATACGCATCATCGAGATCTCCGGAATCGATCCTTCAATTGTAGCAAGGATCACCGCAATTCAGACCGAGCCCCCTCGATATCCACCGAAAGGCCCTTTTGGTGGCTTTCATGGCCATCCCATAGCGTTGGCGCCTGACGGGAGAGCCTCCAATGCCAGCCATCGAGACAGGACATCACCTCACTGAGCTTCTGCGGTCGAAGATCGAGCAGCTCGGCTTCGCGCTGGTTGGTGAAATGCGCTGGGGCTACCAGATCGCCCGCGACGGCGAGAAGATCTCGACGCTGGATGCCTCGATCCAAGACGATCGCCTGAACATGACGCTCTGGCCGCAGTCGCATCCCGGTGAGGTTCTCTACAGCTGCAATCCGCGGCTGTCTGATGCCACGCTGGTCAATGAATCAGTGGATAACCTCGAAGGTCTGATGCGGGCATGGCTCGTGCGCGAGGGCCTGATGGAAACAGCCGAGTTTCCGACTGACTACGCGCTGCAGAAGTGGCTCGGGCTGACGTCGTCAGTTCGGACCGGCCGCGAAAAGCCGCGGCAGCCGTCGAGCTCGCAGATCGCCTATCGTCTCGGCGAAGGCCCAGGAGCGCTCATTCGCGGCACAACACCGGCGTGCAGGGACCTGGTCCGGACGGCGCGCGAGCTGGAAGGGGCGTTCGATCGGCCGCGCGCGCTGGCACTGGCGCACTTGGCTGCGCAGACGCCTGAGGGTCGTGATGCGGGCCTGGGGTTCGTCGTCCGCTCGGCACGGAGAGCCGTCCGGGGGCGACTGCACGACTATGACATGGCCTGGGAGGTCGGTTCGCTCAATCGTGCCGTGGTCGGGCTCGTCCGCCCGCGCGATACGCTGTCGCTGTTCATGGACGAGGCGTGCCGTCCTGCGCCTGTGATCGAGACCAACGTGGCCCCGGCGCCTTCCTTCTGAGGGCTGGCTGCTCAGAACCAGTCTGAATCGTCCTGGCTGCGGCAGCG
This genomic window from Bosea sp. RAC05 contains:
- a CDS encoding acyl carrier protein, with protein sequence MSDIFERVQKVVVESLGVEKEVVTRDAKIMDDLGADSLDLVELVMAFEEEFNIEIPDDESAKLDSVGAATDWITEKLGKLAA